A window from Brevinematia bacterium encodes these proteins:
- a CDS encoding glutamate synthase-related protein has protein sequence MLEWPKTNDALGTTNRGVPAESGLCTLCRADCQGKCETWLAGLVGRKLLYPRDFGMVTAGADNTSPIGVNYNAIRIMGYVYGAKGLPKGLSDSPDDCIFPNVSVETEFGNKVKTKSRVPIMTGALGSTFIAAKYWDSFAIGAALVGFPIVVGENVVGVDRQAKLNGKVQEAPELDRRIQTYLRYFDGTYGAILVQMNVEDSRNGVAEYVIDKYGDKVVIELKWGQGAKDIGGEIQVKDLDYALLLRKRGYIVDPDPNLPEVQEAFKAGAIKAFARHSRLGYTDMSSPEEVYENFMKTVRRLRKLGFKRITLKTGAYDVASLALAIKCATDAGLDLLTIDGAGGGTGMSPWNMMQQWGIPSLLLHAKAYEYAMILASKGKKVVDLSFAGGFAREDHVFKALALGSPFVKIVCMGRASMIPAFVGSNIEGVLRPENKAKVNGNWDSLPKTVTDIGAKPEEIFAGYYEVEKKVGKSEMKNIPFGAIAIWTWADKIAAGLQQLMAGARKFSIKEISRDDIAAANRETERETGLKFITDAYDELAKRILNM, from the coding sequence ATGTTGGAGTGGCCGAAGACAAATGATGCTTTAGGAACAACTAATAGAGGTGTGCCTGCTGAGTCAGGGTTGTGTACCCTTTGTAGGGCTGATTGTCAAGGCAAGTGTGAGACTTGGCTTGCAGGATTAGTGGGTAGGAAGCTTCTTTATCCCAGAGATTTTGGGATGGTGACAGCTGGTGCTGATAATACTTCTCCGATTGGTGTGAACTACAATGCTATCAGAATAATGGGGTATGTTTATGGTGCTAAGGGGTTACCAAAGGGTCTTAGTGATTCTCCGGATGACTGCATTTTCCCTAATGTTAGTGTTGAGACTGAATTTGGTAACAAGGTAAAAACTAAGTCTAGGGTTCCGATAATGACTGGTGCTTTGGGATCTACTTTCATTGCTGCTAAGTATTGGGACTCTTTCGCAATAGGTGCTGCATTGGTTGGATTTCCGATAGTTGTGGGTGAGAACGTTGTGGGTGTTGACAGACAGGCAAAGCTTAACGGTAAGGTGCAGGAGGCACCAGAGCTGGATAGAAGGATACAGACTTACTTGAGGTATTTTGACGGGACTTATGGTGCTATATTGGTTCAGATGAATGTTGAAGATAGTAGAAATGGTGTTGCGGAGTATGTTATCGACAAGTATGGAGATAAGGTTGTTATAGAGCTCAAGTGGGGACAAGGAGCGAAGGATATTGGAGGTGAGATTCAGGTAAAAGATCTGGATTATGCTCTTCTTTTGAGAAAAAGGGGGTATATTGTTGATCCTGATCCTAATTTACCTGAGGTGCAGGAGGCTTTCAAAGCTGGGGCAATAAAGGCATTTGCTAGACATAGTAGGCTTGGGTATACGGATATGAGTTCTCCTGAAGAGGTGTATGAGAACTTTATGAAGACAGTGAGACGGCTTAGGAAACTTGGGTTTAAGAGGATAACTTTAAAAACAGGAGCTTATGATGTTGCTTCATTAGCGCTGGCAATAAAGTGTGCAACTGATGCCGGATTGGATCTACTCACTATTGACGGTGCTGGTGGTGGAACGGGTATGAGCCCATGGAATATGATGCAGCAATGGGGAATTCCTTCACTTTTATTGCACGCAAAAGCCTATGAGTATGCAATGATACTCGCATCAAAAGGTAAGAAGGTTGTTGATCTGTCTTTTGCTGGCGGATTTGCAAGAGAAGATCATGTTTTCAAGGCTTTGGCTCTTGGATCTCCATTTGTTAAGATTGTATGTATGGGTAGAGCTTCAATGATACCAGCGTTTGTTGGTTCAAATATTGAGGGTGTTTTGAGACCAGAAAACAAGGCTAAGGTTAATGGTAACTGGGATAGCTTACCAAAAACCGTTACTGACATTGGTGCAAAGCCTGAGGAGATATTTGCAGGGTATTACGAAGTTGAGAAGAAGGTTGGTAAGAGTGAGATGAAAAATATTCCTTTCGGAGCAATTGCTATCTGGACATGGGCTGATAAAATTGCAGCAGGGTTACAACAACTAATGGCAGGTGCTAGGAAGTTTTCTATCAAAGAGATTAGTAGAGACGACATTGCAGCAGCAAACAGGGAAACAGAGAGAGAGACGGGACTTAAATTCATAACTGATGCTTATGATGAGTTAGCAAAGAGAATTCTTAACATGTAA
- a CDS encoding FAD:protein FMN transferase yields MYRLFIALLFLVILGSRSFSQLLTEVYTTYENIPIIVKLYVTSYEDGREISRKLFQIITNEIFNFSYRDGSYVREITEKCYKRFVKMNKDLSTILGRVLYYHSLTKAVSPTLGYLVDLWGFETGRFYVPSPVELSNALKVSSLKNLVISGDSVMLRNKQTKFYLTPFSVGVALLKVKDFLKKSNVTNAFVAVGNNFSLCVGTKDQSGWTVGISNPKNRTENETLLTVSVSNSSVYTASISENSFIEGFKIYHSVLDPKTGYPADNGTVSVSVVDDDPLDAVILARALLVLGKDAGLKFAERRNIKALFVTAEGGSVKMYKTSKWIKAYDRDTTKKPKS; encoded by the coding sequence ATGTATAGGCTATTTATAGCACTTTTGTTTTTGGTAATACTCGGTTCTAGGTCCTTTTCTCAACTACTTACTGAGGTTTATACAACATATGAGAATATTCCTATCATAGTTAAGTTATATGTCACAAGTTATGAAGATGGAAGAGAGATCTCAAGGAAGTTGTTTCAAATCATAACGAATGAGATATTCAATTTTTCATACAGGGATGGAAGTTACGTAAGAGAGATTACGGAGAAGTGTTATAAGAGGTTTGTGAAGATGAATAAGGATCTAAGCACCATACTTGGTAGGGTACTTTATTATCATTCGCTTACAAAGGCAGTGAGTCCGACGTTGGGATACTTGGTGGATCTGTGGGGGTTTGAAACGGGAAGGTTTTATGTTCCTTCTCCTGTTGAGCTGTCAAATGCTTTAAAGGTATCTTCTTTGAAGAATTTAGTGATTTCAGGAGATAGTGTGATGCTGAGGAACAAGCAGACGAAGTTTTACCTAACTCCATTTTCGGTTGGAGTAGCTTTGTTGAAGGTTAAAGATTTTTTGAAGAAGAGTAATGTGACAAATGCTTTTGTTGCTGTAGGCAACAACTTTTCGCTATGTGTTGGAACTAAGGATCAATCTGGTTGGACGGTAGGGATAAGTAATCCAAAAAATAGAACAGAGAATGAAACATTGCTGACGGTTAGTGTATCAAATTCTTCAGTGTATACCGCGAGTATTTCCGAGAATTCCTTCATAGAAGGCTTTAAGATATACCATTCGGTTTTAGATCCTAAAACTGGATATCCTGCGGATAACGGGACGGTATCTGTGTCTGTAGTGGATGATGACCCTTTGGATGCGGTAATTCTGGCTAGGGCTCTTTTGGTTTTGGGTAAAGATGCGGGGTTGAAGTTTGCCGAGAGGAGGAATATAAAGGCGTTGTTTGTGACAGCGGAGGGTGGTAGTGTGAAAATGTATAAAACTTCAAAGTGGATAAAAGCATATGATAGAGATACAACAAAGAAACCCAAAAGTTAG
- a CDS encoding 6-carboxytetrahydropterin synthase — protein MGKWIVSKSIEIDASHVVEGYDGPCSKLHGHRWRIEVSVLSESLDSIGIGVDFSYLKKVLEDLNLDHQHLNNLISPATAECLAKYVFDEIKGRGLKVLKVTVWETPSNKIEYFE, from the coding sequence ATGGGGAAATGGATAGTATCAAAAAGCATAGAGATTGACGCCTCTCATGTTGTAGAAGGGTATGATGGTCCTTGCTCAAAACTACACGGACATCGCTGGAGGATAGAGGTATCGGTTCTGTCCGAAAGTCTGGATAGCATAGGAATAGGGGTAGATTTCTCTTACCTTAAGAAGGTTCTGGAAGATCTTAACCTTGATCACCAACACCTAAACAACCTTATATCTCCTGCAACCGCAGAGTGCTTAGCGAAATATGTTTTTGATGAGATCAAAGGAAGAGGACTGAAGGTGTTGAAAGTAACAGTTTGGGAAACACCATCAAATAAGATAGAGTATTTTGAGTAG
- a CDS encoding pyridoxal phosphate-dependent aminotransferase family protein has translation MSKDLETHRKNDELYRRIISYREVDEAKAVGLYPYFRPIESSQDTEVFINGKKYLMLGSNAYLGLTTDPRVIESAVEAIRKYGTGNAGSRFLNGTLKIHEELEQKLAKFVNKESALLTSTGYMANLVAIAGLLGPGDAVITDKLDHASIIDACRMSGAKMYRFAHNNIDHLRRVLEKVEEKAKLVVVDGVFSMEGDIADLPNIVKVCKEYGAWIMVDDAHGMGVLGGKYGQGTVHHFGLDDEVDIIMSTFSKSFASIGGFVAGSERLINYLKHKARALIFSASPTPATVATVSKAIDIIYEEPERIERLWKITHKMMKAFKELGFDTGTSCTPIIPLKINNFEKTLKFWRALSDDGIFVNPVLPPAVPPSETIIRTSYMATHKDEQLDWALTIFEKHGKALGII, from the coding sequence ATGTCTAAGGATTTGGAGACTCATAGAAAGAATGATGAGTTATATAGAAGGATAATTAGTTACAGAGAGGTAGATGAAGCAAAGGCGGTTGGACTTTATCCATACTTTAGGCCTATTGAGTCTTCGCAGGATACTGAGGTGTTTATAAATGGTAAGAAATACCTTATGTTAGGGTCTAACGCTTATTTGGGTTTGACTACTGATCCGAGGGTGATAGAGTCAGCTGTTGAGGCAATAAGAAAGTATGGTACTGGGAATGCTGGTTCTAGGTTTTTAAATGGGACGCTTAAGATACATGAAGAGCTTGAGCAAAAGCTTGCTAAGTTTGTCAACAAAGAGTCTGCGTTGTTGACTAGCACGGGGTATATGGCAAATTTGGTTGCGATAGCCGGACTTTTAGGGCCTGGTGATGCCGTAATAACAGATAAACTGGATCATGCTTCTATAATAGATGCTTGCAGGATGTCTGGAGCTAAGATGTATAGGTTTGCGCATAATAATATTGATCACCTGAGAAGAGTTCTTGAGAAGGTTGAAGAGAAGGCAAAACTGGTGGTGGTTGATGGAGTATTTAGTATGGAAGGAGACATTGCTGATCTACCTAATATTGTAAAGGTGTGTAAGGAATATGGGGCTTGGATAATGGTGGATGATGCACATGGTATGGGAGTTTTGGGTGGCAAGTATGGGCAGGGAACGGTGCATCATTTCGGTCTTGATGATGAGGTAGACATAATAATGTCAACTTTTAGCAAAAGTTTTGCATCAATAGGAGGCTTTGTAGCAGGTAGTGAGAGGTTGATAAACTACCTAAAGCATAAGGCAAGAGCACTTATATTTAGTGCTAGTCCAACTCCAGCAACTGTTGCAACTGTAAGCAAAGCAATTGATATAATTTACGAAGAGCCTGAAAGGATAGAAAGATTGTGGAAAATAACCCATAAGATGATGAAGGCTTTCAAGGAGTTAGGGTTTGATACGGGCACTTCCTGTACTCCGATAATTCCCCTAAAGATAAATAACTTTGAGAAGACACTAAAGTTCTGGAGAGCTCTCTCAGATGATGGGATATTTGTAAACCCTGTATTGCCTCCGGCGGTACCTCCTTCGGAAACGATAATAAGAACTAGTTATATGGCAACACATAAAGATGAGCAGTTGGATTGGGCTTTAACTATATTTGAAAAGCATGGGAAGGCGTTGGGTATAATCTAA
- a CDS encoding DNA translocase FtsK: protein MRRTVGGTLILFFIVAIASYKYYPSILTLDNVFSFLLRRFIYTLRVLGGENNVEILALALSLTFLPLLFKKPFYYFFKNLLGCELSTLGWLGIYGISNLQYPPHIIGVLTYDVAGFLVNSVGNYLGYAISFLILIFGIFLILTSYKTSSKIINLGLTALLLSLQKIFLFIKSLFEYSENNEYPEFSNRKRESNFNVSSSASGDRKFDHPYESRPRNSETEPNFSKKFIEITEIDLDTESDIHHSSSSYQPSRTRHMDIFATSSRNSETFVKEDSQKKLSEEDFKSHTVRDVEIINESKSVEETAEYTDYEEGDTTQPERKTNTTYSEGKVFSGKYPPPVELLDKPELSEVDGSEQLKEIEETKRIIQNTFSEFKIDAVIEGVIRGPVVTMYEVRPKPGTKIAKIVNISDNLALNLATSRVRIVYPIHGKSVIGIEIPNKVRKTVKIREVIESREYRDSKVKLPLVIGVDIHGKPIVEDLTQMPHLLIAGSTGSGKSVYVNSIIAGLLYARGPDELKLIMIDLKIVELKSYNSIPHLLSPVITTPNLAKTVLEWLVEEMQYRYKRLESLGCRDIHHYNNKVNKLGESNKEKLPYIVLIIDEYADLMMTSPKETEDYITRLAAMSRAVGIHLIIATQRPSVDVVTGLIKANFPARVAFRVASKVDSRTILDTIGAEKLLGKGDLLFMSPTHPTLIRVQGCFISNEEVERTVDYLIKQDSPNYIDLPSLLEVGNNYEEETDNFSDEEFSDELYNEAVKIVILEKKASASYLQRRLRIGYNRAARMIERMEEEGIVGPQQGSKPREILVDESYLEKIS from the coding sequence ATGAGAAGAACTGTTGGAGGAACCTTAATACTCTTCTTCATCGTTGCTATTGCATCCTACAAATACTATCCCTCCATCCTAACACTAGATAATGTTTTCTCTTTCCTTCTCAGGAGGTTTATCTATACACTCCGAGTGCTTGGAGGCGAGAACAATGTAGAAATCCTTGCATTAGCACTGTCACTAACATTTCTCCCCCTGCTTTTTAAAAAACCATTCTACTACTTTTTCAAAAACCTCTTAGGGTGCGAGCTATCCACTTTAGGCTGGTTAGGAATATACGGAATCAGCAATCTACAATACCCACCACACATAATAGGAGTGCTAACTTACGATGTTGCAGGCTTTCTAGTAAACTCAGTTGGAAACTACCTGGGATACGCTATATCCTTTCTAATTCTAATCTTTGGTATTTTCTTAATTCTAACATCCTATAAAACTTCATCTAAGATCATCAATCTTGGCCTAACAGCGCTTTTACTATCGCTCCAAAAGATCTTTCTGTTCATAAAATCTCTTTTTGAATATTCTGAAAATAACGAATATCCTGAGTTCTCAAATAGAAAGAGAGAAAGCAACTTCAACGTTTCCTCTTCAGCCTCTGGAGATAGAAAATTTGATCACCCATACGAATCAAGACCTAGAAACTCCGAAACAGAGCCGAATTTTAGCAAAAAGTTCATAGAGATAACAGAAATAGACCTAGACACTGAATCAGATATTCACCACAGCAGTTCATCCTACCAACCATCCAGAACAAGGCATATGGATATTTTCGCTACCTCATCCAGAAACTCAGAAACATTCGTAAAAGAGGACTCTCAGAAGAAACTTTCTGAAGAGGACTTTAAAAGTCATACCGTAAGAGATGTTGAAATCATAAATGAATCAAAGAGTGTTGAAGAAACAGCTGAATATACCGATTACGAAGAAGGTGATACTACCCAACCTGAAAGAAAAACCAACACAACCTACTCTGAAGGCAAAGTATTTTCTGGTAAATATCCTCCCCCTGTGGAATTACTTGACAAACCGGAACTTAGTGAAGTTGACGGCTCAGAACAGCTTAAGGAGATAGAGGAGACTAAAAGGATAATCCAAAACACTTTCTCAGAATTCAAAATAGATGCAGTGATTGAAGGAGTGATAAGAGGCCCTGTTGTTACTATGTATGAAGTTAGGCCTAAGCCGGGCACTAAGATTGCCAAAATAGTGAATATCTCTGATAACCTTGCCCTAAATCTCGCAACATCCAGAGTAAGAATAGTCTACCCAATTCATGGAAAGTCAGTCATAGGTATAGAAATACCAAACAAAGTGAGAAAAACCGTAAAAATAAGGGAAGTTATTGAATCAAGAGAGTATAGGGACAGCAAAGTAAAACTTCCACTTGTGATAGGAGTAGATATCCACGGCAAACCCATCGTTGAAGACTTAACTCAAATGCCCCATCTTCTAATAGCAGGCTCAACAGGTTCAGGCAAAAGCGTTTATGTAAACTCAATAATCGCCGGACTACTGTATGCAAGAGGACCAGATGAACTGAAACTTATAATGATAGACCTGAAAATAGTTGAACTAAAATCCTACAACAGCATTCCTCATCTACTCTCACCAGTAATAACAACCCCAAACCTCGCTAAAACCGTTCTAGAATGGCTCGTAGAAGAAATGCAGTATAGATACAAAAGGCTAGAATCACTAGGGTGTAGAGACATCCACCACTACAATAACAAAGTAAACAAACTTGGTGAAAGCAACAAAGAGAAACTTCCCTATATAGTTCTAATAATTGATGAATACGCAGACCTTATGATGACATCACCCAAGGAAACAGAAGACTACATAACAAGGCTTGCAGCTATGTCAAGAGCTGTAGGAATACACCTGATCATTGCAACCCAAAGGCCTTCAGTAGATGTAGTAACGGGTTTAATAAAAGCCAATTTTCCGGCAAGAGTCGCATTCAGGGTTGCCTCTAAAGTTGACTCAAGAACGATACTTGACACAATAGGCGCTGAAAAACTTTTAGGGAAAGGAGATCTTCTCTTCATGAGCCCAACACATCCCACTCTAATAAGAGTGCAAGGATGCTTTATATCTAACGAGGAAGTGGAGAGAACCGTTGATTACCTAATAAAACAAGATTCCCCGAATTACATAGATCTCCCATCACTACTTGAAGTAGGAAATAACTACGAAGAAGAAACCGATAACTTTAGCGACGAAGAGTTTTCAGATGAACTATATAACGAAGCAGTAAAGATTGTAATCTTAGAGAAAAAAGCCTCAGCATCCTATCTTCAGAGAAGACTCAGAATAGGATACAACCGTGCAGCAAGGATGATAGAACGAATGGAAGAGGAAGGAATAGTCGGCCCACAACAAGGAAGTAAACCCCGAGAAATATTGGTAGACGAATCTTACCTAGAAAAAATAAGCTAA
- the mtaB gene encoding tRNA (N(6)-L-threonylcarbamoyladenosine(37)-C(2))-methylthiotransferase MtaB has product MKFCIVTHGCKLNQFESSAIESKLSRIGLEYIEDPRSADIVIFNSCSVTNNADRKARKFIRQVSRLKGERDVVFIVTGCFVQEGNEEGDFSGVDLLVSNKDKYRIPDVVKGFVEGKGLSLENAVTRENGRFEFEPDSFLGRTRAFLKIQDGCDRVCSFCRVPFARGRSVSLEYDEVIRRFKRLLDLGYREIVITGVNITSYYWNGYGLKDLVKAMVSVEGDFRVRLSSIMPDEFDVGILEFVREGKLAPHLHLSMQSGSDRIIRKMRRDYTSSDLVRISEIARKYYEGFGLTGDVIVGFPGETEDDFRQTVEVVKRVGFFRLHIFPFSLRRGTVASVMPEQVCYEVKKEREKVLFDVVKEISFDFRKKFLGKEVRVLPEEFCDGGVYGYADNYLRVFSKSASFRKGEFCYIRVKELDREDIATVVGE; this is encoded by the coding sequence ATGAAGTTTTGCATTGTTACTCACGGTTGTAAGCTTAACCAGTTTGAGAGTTCTGCGATAGAGAGCAAGCTCAGTAGGATTGGTTTAGAATACATTGAGGACCCTAGAAGTGCAGATATTGTTATATTTAATTCTTGTAGTGTTACTAACAATGCTGATAGGAAGGCTAGGAAGTTTATAAGACAGGTTTCAAGGCTTAAGGGGGAGAGGGATGTTGTTTTTATTGTTACAGGATGTTTTGTACAGGAAGGAAACGAAGAGGGGGATTTTTCAGGTGTTGACCTATTGGTAAGTAACAAGGATAAGTATAGGATTCCTGATGTTGTTAAGGGGTTTGTTGAGGGGAAGGGGTTAAGTTTGGAGAATGCGGTAACTAGGGAAAACGGTAGATTTGAATTTGAGCCAGATTCATTTCTTGGCAGGACCAGAGCTTTTCTTAAAATTCAGGATGGGTGTGATAGGGTATGTTCTTTCTGTAGAGTTCCATTTGCTAGAGGAAGGAGTGTTTCACTTGAATATGACGAGGTTATAAGAAGATTTAAGAGACTTCTTGATCTTGGGTATAGGGAGATAGTTATAACTGGTGTTAATATAACAAGCTACTACTGGAATGGTTATGGACTTAAGGATCTAGTGAAAGCTATGGTAAGTGTAGAAGGTGATTTTAGGGTTAGGCTTTCTTCAATAATGCCTGATGAGTTTGATGTAGGAATTTTGGAGTTTGTTAGGGAAGGTAAGCTAGCACCTCATTTGCATCTGTCAATGCAAAGTGGTTCTGATCGCATAATAAGGAAGATGAGGAGAGATTATACTTCTTCTGATCTTGTAAGGATTTCAGAGATAGCAAGAAAATACTATGAAGGGTTTGGACTTACTGGTGATGTAATTGTAGGTTTTCCAGGAGAGACTGAGGATGACTTTAGGCAGACTGTTGAAGTTGTCAAAAGGGTGGGTTTTTTCAGGTTACATATTTTTCCGTTTTCTTTGCGCAGGGGGACTGTTGCTAGTGTTATGCCTGAGCAGGTTTGCTATGAGGTGAAGAAGGAGAGGGAGAAAGTTTTGTTTGATGTGGTAAAGGAGATCTCTTTTGATTTTAGAAAGAAGTTTCTAGGTAAGGAGGTTAGGGTATTGCCTGAGGAGTTTTGTGATGGTGGGGTTTATGGGTATGCGGATAACTACCTCAGGGTTTTCTCAAAAAGTGCTTCTTTCAGGAAGGGAGAGTTTTGCTACATTAGAGTAAAAGAGCTTGATAGGGAAGATATTGCTACTGTTGTTGGTGAATGA
- the thrC gene encoding threonine synthase: MKWEGVIKHYREFLPMITERTPIVTILEGNTPLIRAINLGKELGVDLFIKFEGLNPTGSFKDRGMTVAISKAVEKGVKATICASTGNTSASAAAYSARAGIKSIVLIPKGYVALGKLAQAMIYGSIVLEVEGNFDDALNVVRESADKLGIEIVNSINPYRLEGQKTAAFEICDVLSRAPDIQVMPVGNAGNITSYWMGYKQYKEAGKINSLPKLFGIQARGAAPIVYGRVFEKPETIATAIRIGNPARWKEAEQARDESGGKIIDVTDEEIIEAYKKIASKDGLFIEPASAASIAGLIKLVGSGDIPKGALVVAIATGNGLKDPNTAISNLPPTFTIKPSIEEVKKFLS, encoded by the coding sequence ATGAAATGGGAAGGAGTAATAAAGCATTACAGAGAATTTCTTCCGATGATAACTGAAAGAACTCCAATTGTAACTATTCTAGAAGGGAACACTCCCCTTATAAGGGCAATAAACCTTGGTAAAGAACTAGGTGTGGATTTATTTATAAAGTTTGAAGGTCTTAATCCTACAGGCTCCTTCAAAGATAGGGGAATGACTGTTGCCATATCTAAAGCTGTGGAGAAAGGTGTAAAAGCAACAATATGTGCTTCTACTGGTAATACTTCTGCTTCTGCAGCAGCTTACTCAGCAAGAGCCGGAATAAAGTCAATAGTGCTTATACCTAAAGGATATGTGGCTCTAGGTAAGCTTGCACAGGCGATGATATATGGTTCAATAGTGCTTGAAGTGGAAGGAAACTTTGATGACGCTTTAAACGTAGTAAGAGAATCGGCAGATAAGCTAGGAATTGAGATTGTCAATTCTATAAACCCTTACAGGCTGGAAGGGCAAAAAACAGCAGCATTTGAGATCTGTGATGTACTAAGCAGAGCCCCAGATATTCAAGTTATGCCTGTTGGAAACGCTGGTAATATTACTTCTTACTGGATGGGATATAAGCAGTATAAAGAAGCTGGGAAAATAAACTCTCTTCCAAAGCTATTTGGAATTCAGGCACGAGGAGCAGCACCTATAGTCTACGGAAGAGTTTTTGAAAAACCAGAAACCATAGCAACCGCAATAAGAATAGGAAACCCCGCAAGATGGAAAGAGGCAGAACAGGCAAGAGATGAGTCGGGAGGTAAAATCATAGATGTAACTGACGAAGAAATAATTGAAGCTTACAAAAAAATAGCCTCAAAGGATGGACTATTCATAGAACCTGCCTCAGCAGCTTCAATAGCTGGGCTAATAAAACTTGTTGGAAGTGGAGACATCCCTAAAGGAGCACTGGTAGTTGCAATCGCCACAGGAAACGGACTAAAGGATCCAAACACTGCTATATCAAATCTACCCCCAACATTCACAATAAAACCCTCAATAGAAGAGGTCAAAAAATTTCTATCCTAA
- a CDS encoding energy transducer TonB, whose protein sequence is MLRYILISALLHLVLTIGIVGTFLHLHQKPQEKIRIYAKYEDIKVVFESLPKKRTKNTDLRYVKSSPQKDKINLSDTPTPSELPLTNTEKNQNQPQSQQTSTDIHPKTHGLIIPPKVLFTPHITYPFSARLKKIEGSVTIGILISTNGKVKDCWVIKSSGSNALDSSAIEYVKGVIFEPARNEQNVPVEFETTYIVHFILK, encoded by the coding sequence ATGCTTAGATATATTTTAATCTCCGCATTACTACACCTAGTTTTAACCATAGGAATAGTCGGAACTTTCTTACACCTACATCAAAAACCACAAGAAAAAATCAGAATCTACGCAAAGTACGAAGATATAAAAGTAGTTTTTGAAAGCCTTCCCAAAAAGCGAACTAAAAACACAGACTTAAGATATGTAAAAAGCTCCCCACAAAAAGACAAAATCAACCTCTCTGATACTCCTACTCCATCCGAACTTCCCCTCACAAATACCGAAAAAAATCAAAACCAACCACAATCTCAGCAAACATCAACTGATATACACCCCAAAACCCACGGTCTTATAATACCCCCAAAAGTATTGTTCACTCCTCACATAACCTATCCCTTTTCAGCAAGACTGAAAAAGATAGAGGGTAGTGTAACTATAGGAATCCTAATATCAACAAATGGCAAGGTAAAAGACTGCTGGGTAATAAAAAGCAGTGGTAGCAATGCTCTTGACTCCTCAGCAATAGAATACGTTAAAGGTGTTATATTTGAACCTGCTAGAAATGAACAAAATGTACCAGTAGAATTTGAGACAACTTACATTGTGCACTTTATTCTAAAATAG